In one bacterium genomic region, the following are encoded:
- a CDS encoding alpha/beta fold hydrolase yields the protein MLLPEWVHHTLRIPYLLKTTKVGRGKTLVFLHGIASFGEIWSPVVEDLSHNYRCITLDLLGHGDSPKPTHVRYTPQEHLRSIRWTLFWHGVWGRPIVVGHSMGALLATHWASTHPRAIERLVLLAMPIYESRSSDSGKKRLEGLVDAGYLLFYRALRATPQRWAIRSAKALLRRSPNLVGQATLNEATWYPVVSSLQNTIELQTTSTDIKQLPEELPITVLYGTLDQLVLANNLKRAFLGRPHTRIIRVMVPHELTARYCRAVVRAIKTKEDPWYTALNMKIGSRK from the coding sequence ATGTTATTGCCGGAATGGGTTCACCACACTTTACGTATACCGTATCTATTAAAGACCACTAAGGTGGGGCGTGGTAAGACACTGGTATTTCTTCATGGTATAGCTTCATTTGGCGAGATATGGTCGCCTGTTGTGGAAGATTTATCGCATAATTACCGCTGTATCACACTCGATTTATTGGGCCATGGAGATAGCCCTAAGCCAACGCATGTGCGTTATACGCCCCAGGAGCATCTGCGTTCCATCCGCTGGACATTGTTTTGGCATGGTGTGTGGGGGCGTCCAATTGTTGTCGGTCACTCGATGGGGGCGCTACTGGCGACTCATTGGGCTTCGACTCATCCTCGTGCTATTGAGCGATTAGTGCTATTGGCGATGCCAATTTATGAGTCACGTAGCTCGGATAGCGGCAAGAAAAGGCTGGAAGGGCTAGTAGATGCTGGCTACCTGCTATTCTACCGTGCGCTACGCGCCACGCCACAGCGTTGGGCAATTCGATCAGCAAAAGCCTTATTGCGACGTTCACCAAATCTTGTAGGGCAGGCAACCTTGAATGAAGCTACCTGGTATCCAGTTGTTAGTTCTTTGCAAAATACCATTGAATTGCAGACAACCAGCACCGATATTAAGCAACTTCCAGAAGAGTTGCCTATAACTGTACTTTATGGAACATTGGACCAATTAGTTTTGGCTAATAACTTAAAACGGGCGTTTTTGGGTCGCCCCCATACCAGAATTATTCGGGTGATGGTACCTCATGAGCTAACTGCTCGTTACTGTCGGGCGGTTGTGCGAGCTATTAAGACCAAGGAAGACCCTTGGTATACAGCCTTGAATATGAAGATTGGATCAAGAAAATGA
- a CDS encoding TIGR00730 family Rossman fold protein: MHSRDLRSLRDYQDHAQNSQPIIDETTERLDRIETEFRLAFDFLSNLPDSVSIFGSTRAQPNSVEYTTARKLATRLVQEKDLAIVTGGGPGIMEAANRGALEAGGISAGLTIELQTGEPINPYINKSLSFHYFFARKMALSFAASMYIFFPGGFGTMDEFFELITLVQTKKIERIPIFCIGTSYWQPLLRFMEHYMFRSDSYIAEADLGLFTVTDDLDLVLECTKYCQVRH, encoded by the coding sequence ATGCACAGTAGAGATTTACGCAGTCTGCGTGACTATCAAGATCATGCCCAAAACTCTCAACCAATAATCGATGAAACTACCGAACGACTCGACCGTATTGAGACAGAGTTTCGATTAGCTTTTGACTTTTTAAGCAATTTACCAGATAGTGTGTCAATCTTTGGTTCGACACGCGCTCAACCCAATTCGGTCGAGTATACGACAGCCCGCAAACTTGCCACCCGACTTGTTCAGGAGAAAGATCTGGCCATCGTAACAGGAGGCGGTCCGGGTATCATGGAGGCGGCCAACCGTGGAGCCCTGGAGGCTGGTGGAATTTCAGCTGGGCTAACTATTGAATTGCAAACCGGTGAACCGATTAATCCCTACATCAATAAGTCATTAAGCTTCCACTATTTTTTTGCCCGCAAAATGGCCTTAAGCTTTGCTGCTTCGATGTATATTTTCTTTCCTGGTGGTTTTGGTACTATGGATGAATTTTTTGAACTCATCACCCTAGTACAAACTAAAAAAATTGAACGTATACCAATCTTTTGTATTGGTACGTCATACTGGCAACCACTCCTAAGGTTTATGGAGCACTATATGTTCAGGTCAGATAGCTACATTGCAGAAGCAGATCTCGGCCTTTTTACTGTTACTGACGACCTAGATCTAGTTTTGGAATGCACTAAATACTGCCAAGTTCGTCATTAA